One genomic window of Saccharomyces cerevisiae S288C chromosome XII, complete sequence includes the following:
- the HIF1 gene encoding Hif1p (Non-essential component of the HAT-B histone acetyltransferase complex; localized to the nucleus; has a role in telomeric silencing; other members are Hat1p and Hat2p), producing the protein MKLRAEDVLANGTSRHKVQIDMERQVQIAKDLLAQKKFLEAAKRCQQTLDSLPKDGLLPDPELFTIFAQAVYNMEVQNSGNLFGDALLAGDDGSGSESESEPESDVSNGEEGNENGQTEIPNSRMFQFDQEEEDLTGDVDSGDSEDSGEGSEEEEENVEKEEERLALHELANFSPANEHDDEIEDVSQLRKSGFHIYFENDLYENALDLLAQALMLLGRPTADGQSLTENSRLRIGDVYILMGDIEREAEMFSRAIHHYLKALGYYKTLKPAEQVTEKVIQAEFLVCDALRWVDQVPAKDKLKRFKHAKALLEKHMTTRPKDSELQQARLAQIQDDIDEVQENQQHGSKRPLSQPTTSIGFPALEKPLGDFNDLSQLVKKKPRRH; encoded by the coding sequence ATGAAACTAAGGGCAGAAGACGTGTTGGCAAACGGAACTAGCAGACATAAAGTTCAAATTGATATGGAAAGACAGGTTCAAATTGCAAAAGATTTACTCGCACAGAAAAAGTTCTTAGAAGCTGCTAAACGCTGCCAACAAACTTTGGACTCTCTCCCAAAAGATGGTTTGTTGCCTGATCCTGAACTGTTTACTATATTCGCACAAGCTGTATACAACATGGAAGTACAGAATTCTGGTAATCTGTTTGGGGACGCTCTTCTGGCAGGTGACGATGGATCTGGGTCTGAGTCTGAGTCTGAGCCTGAGTCTGATGTGAGCAATGGAGAAGAGGGGAACGAGAACGGTCAAACAGAAATTCCTAATTCTAGGATGTTCCAATTCGACcaagaagaggaagacTTGACTGGTGATGTCGACAGTGGTGATAGTGAGGACAGTGGCGAAGGTAGcgaagaagaggaagaaaacgtGGAGAAAGAGGAAGAACGCTTAGCTTTGCACGAATTGGCTAACTTCAGTCCAGCGAATGAACATGAcgatgaaattgaagacgTATCGCAACTTCGCAAGTCTGGTTTCCACATTtactttgaaaatgatCTGTATGAGAATGCTTTGGACCTACTGGCGCAGGCCTTGATGCTGTTGGGCCGCCCTACAGCAGATGGCCAATCTCTAACCGAGAACAGCAGATTGCGCATCGGTGATGTGTATATCCTGATGGGTGACATCGAAAGGGAGGCGGAGATGTTCAGTAGAGCCATTCATCATTACTTGAAGGCGCTTGGCTATTACAAGACCTTGAAACCCGCAGAACAAGTAACTGAGAAGGTGATACAAGCAGAATTTTTGGTGTGTGATGCTTTAAGGTGGGTTGATCAGGTGCCGGCTAAGGACAAACTAAAAAGATTCAAGCATGCCAAGGCTCTGCTTGAAAAACACATGACTACAAGACCCAAGGACAGCGAGTTACAGCAGGCAAGGCTCGCACAGATTCAAGACGATATTGATGAGGTGCAAGAAAATCAGCAGCACGGCTCCAAGAGGCCTCTTTCGCAGCCCACGACCTCCATCGGCTTCCCCGCCCTCGAAAAGCCCCTTGGTGACTTCAATGATCTCTCTCAACTGGTCAAGAAGAAGCCTAGAAGGCATTGA
- the SPA2 gene encoding Spa2p (Component of the polarisome; functions in actin cytoskeletal organization during polarized growth; acts as a scaffold for Mkk1p and Mpk1p cell wall integrity signaling components; potential Cdc28p substrate; coding sequence contains length polymorphisms in different strains; SPA2 has a paralog, SPH1, that arose from the whole genome duplication) encodes MGTSSEVSLAHHRDIFHYYVSLKTFFEVTGENRDRSNSTRAQKARAKLLKLSSSQFYELSTDVSDELQRRIGEDANQPDYLLPKANFHMKRNQARQKLANLSQTRFNDLLDDILFEIKRRGFDKDLDAPRPPLPQPMKQEVSKDSDDTARTSTNSSSVTQVAPNVSVQPSLVIPKMASIDWSSEEEEEEQVKEKPNEPEGKQTSMDEKKEAKPALNPIVTDSDLPDSQVLARDITSMARTPTTTHKNYWDVNDSPIIKVDKDIDNEKGPEQLKSPEVQRAENNNPNSEMEDKVKELTDLNSDLHLQIEDLNAKLASLTSEKEKEKKEEKEEKEKEKNLKINYTIDESFQKELLSLNSQIGELSIENENLKQKISEFELHQKKNDNHNDLKITDGFISKYSSADGLIPAQYILNANNLIIQFTTRLSAVPIGDSTAISHQIGEELFQILSQLSNLISQLLLSADLLQYKDQVILLKASLSHAITSIRYFSVYGPVLIPKITVQAAVSEVCFAMCNLIDSAKIKSDSNGESTTSNEGNRQVLEYSSPTATTPMTPTFPSTSGINMKKGFINPRKPASFLNDVEEEESPVKPLKITQKAINSPIIRPSSSNGVPTTSRKPSGTGLFSLMIDSSIAKNSSHKEDNDKYVSPIKAVTSASNSASSNISEIPKLTLPPQAKIGTVIPPSENQVPNIKIENTEEDNKRSDITNEISVKPTSSIADKLKQFEQSSEKKSSPKENPIAKEEMDSKPKLSNKFITSMNDVSTDDSSSDGNENDDADDDDDFTYMALKQTMKREGSKIEKNNDSKLPANIVELDLHESPESVKIESPESIKEITSSEMSSEMPSSSLPKRLVEDVEPSEMPEKGASVESVRKKNFQEPLGNVESPDMTQKVKSLGMTGKAVGPESDSRVESPGMTGQIKSLNMAGKVVGPEADSRVESPGMKEQIKSLGMTGKITAQESIKSPEAARKLASSGEVDKIESPRMVRESESLEAVGNTIPSNMTVKMESPNLKGNTVSEPQEIRRDIASSEPIENVDPPKVLKKIVFPKAVNRTGSPKSVEKTPSSATLKKSGLPEPNSQIVSPELAKNSPLAPIKKNVELRETNKPHTETITSVEPTNKDANTSWRDADLNRTIKREEEDEDFDRVNHNIQITGAYTKTGKIDYHKIPVDRKAKSEAEVHTSEEDIDESNNVNGKRADAQIHITERKHAFVNPTENSQVKKTSHSPFLNSKPVQYENSESNGGINNHIKIKNTGETTAHDEKHYSDDDDSSYQFVPMKHEEQEQEQNRSEEEESEDDDEEEEDSDFDVDTFDIENPDNTLSELLLYLEHQTMDVISTIQSLLTSIKKPQVTKGNLRGESNAINQVIGQMVDATSISMEQSRNANLKKHGDWVVQSLRDCSRRMTILCQLTGDGILAKEKSDQDYADKNFKQRLAGIAFDVAKCTKELVKTVEEASLKDEINYLNSKLK; translated from the coding sequence ATGGGTACGTCAAGCGAGGTTTCTCTCGCACATCATAGAGATATCTTCCATTACTACGTCTCACTGAAGACTTTTTTCGAGGTGACTGGCGAAAATCGTGACAGGTCAAATTCGACACGAGCTCAAAAGGCCAGAGCCAAGCTGTTGAAGCTATCTTCTTCGCAATTTTACGAGCTGAGTACAGACGTGTCCGATGAGCTGCAGAGGAGAATCGGTGAAGATGCTAACCAACCAGATTACCTTTTGCCGAAGGCAAATTTCCACATGAAAAGGAACCAGGCTAGACAGAAACTGGCCAATCTATCACAAACTCGATTTAATGATTTGTTGGACGATATCCTTTTTGAGATCAAGAGAAGAGGGTTCGACAAGGATTTGGATGCTCCACGGCCCCCATTACCGCAGCCGATGAAACAAGAGGTCAGCAAAGACAGCGATGATACTGCAAGAACATCCACAAATTCTTCCTCTGTGACTCAAGTAGCTCCAAACGTCTCCGTACAACCTTCTTTGGTCATTCCTAAGATGGCATCTATCGATTGGTCTtctgaggaagaagaagaggagcAAGTAAAGGAGAAGCCAAATGAACCGGAGGGAAAACAAACAAGCATggatgaaaagaaagaggcTAAACCTGCTCTAAACCCCATAGTTACAGATTCTGATCTGCCTGACTCCCAAGTGCTCGCTCGTGATATCACATCAATGGCAAGGACTCCAACAACGACGCATAAAAATTACTGGGACGTTAATGATTCTCCAATTATCAAGGTAGATAAAGATATCGATAACGAAAAGGGTCCCGAACAGTTGAAGAGCCCTGAAGTACAACGGGCTGAGAACAATAACCCTAACTCAGAGATGGAAGACAAGGTTAAAGAACTGACTGATTTAAACAGCGACTTACATTTGCAaattgaagatttgaatGCTAAGTTAGCATCTTTAACCAGCgagaaggaaaaggagaagaaggaagagaaggaggaaaaagaaaaggaaaagaactTAAAGATTAACTACACCATTGATGAAAGTTTTCAGAAAGAATTGCTGTCATTAAACTCTCAAATCGGTGAATTATCAATTGAgaatgaaaatttgaagCAGAAAATTTCAGAATTCGAACtgcatcaaaaaaagaatgacaACCataatgatttgaaaatcaCTGACGGTTTTATTAGCAAGTACTCTTCTGCCGATGGGCTCATTCCAGCTCAATACATCTTAAACGCTAACAACTTGATAATTCAATTTACTACTAGGCTTTCCGCAGTACCCATAGGCGACTCCACGGCAATTTCCCATCAAATTGGCGAAGAgttatttcaaatattatCCCAGTTATCGAACCTAATCTCCCAGCTATTACTATCGGCCGACCTATTACAGTACAAAGATCAGGTCATTTTACTGAAGGCATCATTATCGCATGCGATCACATCGATAAGATATTTCTCTGTTTACGGTCCCGTATTAATTCCGAAAATAACTGTGCAAGCTGCTGTTTCAGAGGTTTGTTTTGCCATGTGTAATCTAATTGATTCAGCGAAAATAAAATCCGATTCAAATGGTGAGAGCACCACCTCTAATGAAGGTAACCGACAGGTATTAGAATATTCTTCACCAACTGCTACCACCCCAATGACGCCAACTTTCCCCTCGACTTCTGGAATAAATATGAAGAAGGGGTTTATAAACCCAAGAAAACCAGCATCTTTCTTGAATGATGtggaggaagaagaatctCCAGTCAAGCCATTGAAAATTACACAAAAGGCAATTAACAGTCCGATCATAAGACCGTCATCGTCTAATGGAGTTCCAACAACCTCAAGAAAACCTTCAGGAACGGGGCTATTTAGTTTAATGATTGATTCATCAATTGCTAAGAATAGCTCCCATAAAGAGGATAATGATAAATATGTCTCGCCCATAAAGGCAGTAACATCGGCCTCCAATTCTGCAAGTAGCAATATTTCCGAAATTCCTAAACTAACACTACCTCCACAAGCCAAAATCGGTACTGTTATTCCACCGTCAGAGAATCAAGTTCCCAATATTAAAATCGAGAATACAGAAGAGGATAATAAAAGGAGTGACATAACAAATGAAATCTCTGTTAAACCAACTTCTAGCATTGCTGATAAACTGAAACAATTTGAGCAAAGTTCCGAAAAGAAATCATCACCAAAGGAAAATCCTAtagcaaaagaagaaatggatTCAAAACCAAAACTATCCAATAAATTTATCACTTCAATGAATGATGTGTCCACAGATGATTCAAGCTCTGATGGTAACGAAAATGACGATGcagacgatgatgatgattttacCTATATGGCATTGAAACAAACAATGAAGAGAGAAggttcaaaaattgaaaaaaataatgacaGCAAACTACCTGCAAATATAGTGGAACTTGATTTACATGAGTCACCGGAGTCCGTGAAGATTGAATCTCCTGAATCGATAAAGGAAATCACGTCATCTGAAATGTCTTCAGAAATGCCAAGTAGTTCGCTGCCTAAGAGATTAGTAGAGGATGTTGAGCCTTCAGAAATGCCAGAGAAGGGCGCATCTGTAGAATCAGTcaggaagaaaaattttcaagaaccACTTGGTAATGTCGAATCTCCGGATATGACGCAGAAGGTCAAGTCTTTGGGTATGACAGGAAAGGCTGTAGGCCCAGAATCAGATAGTAGGGTCGAATCTCCGGGCATGACAGGACAGATTAAATCTTTGAATATGGCAGGAAAAGTTGTAGGCCCAGAAGCAGATAGTAGGGTCGAATCTCCGGGCATGAAAGAGCAGATTAAGTCTTTGGGTATGACAGGAAAAATTACAGCTCAAGAATCAATCAAGTCCCCGGAAGCGGCTAGGAAGTTGGCGTCATCAGGAGAAGTTGACAAAATTGAATCTCCAAGAATGGTAAGGGAAAGCGAGTCCTTGGAGGCAGTAGGCAATACTATCCCCTCAAACATGACAGtgaaaatggaatcccCAAATTTAAAGGGAAATACTGTGTCTGAACCTCAAGAAATAAGGAGAGACATTGCCTCCTCAGAGCCGATAGAGAATGTTGACCCCCCAAAAGTACTAAAAAAGATTGTCTTTCCAAAGGCTGTTAATAGAACTGGATCACCAAAATCAGTCGAAAAGACTCCATCTTCAGCTACACTGAAAAAGAGCGGGCTCCCAGAACCGAATAGCCAAATTGTTTCTCCTGAATTGGCAAAAAATTCACCTCTAGCAccgataaagaaaaatgtcGAGTTACGAGAAACTAATAAACCACATACTGAGACTATCACTTCTGTGGAACCAACAAACAAGGATGCCAATACTTCTTGGAGAGACGCCGACTTAAACCGTACGATCAAACGAGAGGAGGAGGACGAAGATTTTGATAGAGTGAACCACAATATCCAGATCACTGGTGCATATACGaaaactggaaaaattgattATCATAAAATACCTGTTGATCGTAAAGCAAAAAGCGAAGCAGAAGTGCATACTTCCGAGgaagatattgatgaatcAAATAATGttaatggaaaaagagCTGATGCCCAAATACACATCACTGAAAGAAAGCATGCTTTCGTAAATCCAACTGAAAATTCACAGGTAAAAAAGACGAGCCACTCACCATTTTTAAACAGTAAACCGGTTCAATACGAGAACTCAGAGTCGAACGGCGGCATTAACAACCAcataaagataaaaaatactGGAGAAACTACGGCACATGACGAGAAACATTatagtgatgatgatgattctAGCTATCAATTTGTTCCCATGAAAcatgaagaacaagaacaagaacaaaacaGAAGTgaggaagaggaaagtgaagatgacgatgaagaggaagaagacaGTGATTTTGATGTGGATACATTTGACATTGAAAATCCGGATAATACACTATCAGAGTTACTATTGTATTTAGAACATCAAACAATGGACGTCATATCCACGATTCAATCGCTTTTGACATCGATCAAGAAACCACAGGTGACGAAGGGTAATTTGAGGGGAGAATCGAAT